CGTCGCCCCGCAGGTACACGGCCAGGTGCACGGCCGCGCCGGGCCCCATGAAGGGCGGCGTGTACAAGGTGAAGCTGAAGCGCTCTCCCAGCAAGCCCTGCGGCGGCTCCGCGGCCACGGGCAGAGCCTGCGCGTCCACGTGGGAGAGCCAGTCGTTGAAGGTGTACCTCACGCCGACCTCTCTGCCGGCGCCGCCGCCGGACAAGACCCGGATCTGCCCGCGCACCTCGAACTGCGTGATGGCGACTTTCTCCAGGCACACGCGGAGCCGCTGCACGCGGCGCTCCGTGTCCCGGGACTCCGGGAAGCACGCGACCAGCCGGTCCGCGCCCAGGCTGCCGGGCCTGAAGCCGGGGCGCGGCTCGGACTGCGGGAAGCTGTTGTGCCGGGACAGGACCGTGCTCGGGACCCGCGGCTCCTCCAGCGAGCTGAAGGTCTTGACGCTGGCCAGGGTCAGGCCCATGGAGTCGGCGAACTTCACGTGCTTCCTCCCGTGGGGACACGTGGACCCCCCGAGCAGCAGCGCGGCCGGGTACGCGGGCAGAGACGTCGCTCTCCTCCTAAAATCATAAATCAGAATCTATTTCAGACACAACAAACTGCTGCTTTATCCCATTAAAATCCGCTAATAAACACTAATAACTACTAATAGAATTATACCTGATATTAGAGCTAAAGAAGCAGAAATGATG
The sequence above is a segment of the Etheostoma cragini isolate CJK2018 unplaced genomic scaffold, CSU_Ecrag_1.0 ScbMSFa_3725, whole genome shotgun sequence genome. Coding sequences within it:
- the ppp1r3g gene encoding protein phosphatase 1 regulatory subunit 3G, yielding AGPAAENGLEEGEGGEEDGREGEGEEEREGEEDGREGEEGEEDLDDELDASQLERFMKDRRRATSLPAYPAALLLGGSTCPHGRKHVKFADSMGLTLASVKTFSSLEEPRVPSTVLSRHNSFPQSEPRPGFRPGSLGADRLVACFPESRDTERRVQRLRVCLEKVAITQFEVRGQIRVLSGGGAGREVGVRYTFNDWLSHVDAQALPVAAEPPQGLLGERFSFTLYTPPFMGPGAAVHLAVYLRGDGGEFWDNNEGQNYSLQYRCMPGPPTYGSAAFST